A region of the Sodalis ligni genome:
ATGTTTTATATCAATTTTGTTGTTTTAGCACCGGCACTTTTTTTAAAATAATTTTGAAATAATACAATTTAATTTGCCATGCATCTCATTTACATTAAGCATTTCGCCGACGGTCGTTACCCGGTAAGCTACCGGATAAGTCATTATCCAACATGGAGCGTACCATGACGCAGAGCCCCACCTGGCGGGATACCCTCGCCGAAGAAAAACCAAACCCTACTTCCGGCAAACCCTGGCTTTTGTGGCACAGGAGCGGGCGGAGGAAAAACCGTCTATCCGCCGCAACCTGACGTATTCAACGCGTTCCGTTATACGGAACTGGCAACGGTGAAAGTCGTCATTCTCGGACAGGATCCCTACCATGGCCCCAACCAGGCCCACGGCCTTTCCTTTTCCGTTCGGCCGGGCGTGCCCGCCCCGCCCTCACTGGTGAATATCTATAAAGAGCTCAGCGCGGACATTCCCGGTTTTACCATTCCGGATCACGGTTGCCTGCAAAGCTGGGCCGGACAAGGCGTGCTACTCCTCAATACCGTATTGACGGTGGAGGCGGGCAAAGCCCATTCCCACGCCAGCCTGGGCTGGGAAACCTTTACTGATAAAGTTATTGAAGTGCTGAATGAGTGCCGCGAGGGGGTGGTTTTCCTGCTCTGGGGTTCCCATGCGCAAAAGAAAGGCGGAATTATCGATCCTAAACGCCACCATATTCTCAAGGCGCCCCATCCCTCGCCGCTGTCGGCGCACCGGGGTTTTTTGGGCTGTAAACACTTCTCCAAGGCCAATGCGTTTTTAATAGAGCAGGGGCAAGAACCCATAGACTGGCAGCCGCATCTGCCGTCTCATTGATTTACGCAGCGACGGCAGCTAGGGCCAAGACCCATTCTGATCGGTAAGGGCAAGCCGGAAAGATGAGAATCTTTGGTTGGGCGGGAATCGGGATATTTCAGGCGCCGCTAATCCCGCCGAGGCTGACAGTTTGCCAACCGGCGGGAGGAATTCAATAATGTATTCAAGCCATTATGGTTGCGCCAAGGGCTGATATCGTTAGCTGCGGGCCTTCGACACAGCCACCATGGCCGGGCGCAGCAGGCGTCCGTTCAAGGTATAGCCCTTTTGCATCACCATCATGACCTGGTTCGGCTCATGCTCGTCCGATTCCAGCATGGTCATCGCCTGATGGACTGCGGGGTCGAAAGGAACATGGGTATCCCCCACCACCTCGATGCCGAATTTGCGCACCGCATCCAGCAAGGATTTCAGCGTCAATTCAATGCCTTCGATAAGCGGGGTCAGCTCGCTGTTGGACTTGTCGGCCGTATCCAGCCCGCGCTCAAGGTTATCAATGACCGGCAGCAGTTCGCCGGCAAATTTTTCCAAAGCGAATTTATGGGCCTTTTCCACATCCAGTTCGGCACGGCGACGCACATTTTCCATTTCCGCCTTGGCTCGTAGCATGCTGTCGCGTTCCCGTTGTTGTAGTTCATCCACCCTGGCCTGCAAAACAGCAATTTGCTCATCGCGCGGATCCACGACTTCTGCCGTCTCGGGCACAGCTTCCGACTGTTGCTCTGGTTCCATATCGATTTCCGGTGAGACTTGCTCGTCAGGGGCGTTCTGTTCTTTACTACTCATCATGAGTTTCTCCGCGTTTTAGCCTTTTTAATCTTGCTACTCCGCTTATTATGGGGATGAATAGCAGGGATTCAAGGGATGTCGCATAATGTATACCCAATGGATTTCAAATTGCAGACCACGCGGCTGCAACCTGAAAGATGAAGGGTATAGTCAGCAAAACACGGCGAGGAAAACAACAACATGAATACACCCTTTAAGAGCATCGGCATTGTCGGCCATCCGCGTCATCCAAACGCCCTGGCCACTCATGAAATGCTCTACCATTGGCTGATCGCGAAAGGACATGAGGTTATCATCGAGCATCAAATCGCCCGGGACCTTAATCTGGAAGGCGCAGCCACCGGCAGCCTCGCCGACATCGGCCAGCGGGCCGATCTGGCGGTAGTGGTGGGGGGGGACGGCAATATGCTTGGCGCGGCGCGTATCCTGGCGCGCTACGACACCAAGGTGATTGGCATAAACCGCGGCAACTTGGGGTTTCTCACCGATCTCGATCCGGATTCAGCCCTGCAGCAGCTGTCAGATGTACTGGCGGGAGACTACCGCTGTGAAGAGCGCTTCCTGCTGGAAGCGCAGGTCTGCCGCGACAACCAATGCGGACGGCTCAGCACCGCCATCAATGAAGTGGTCCTGCATCCCGGCAAGGTCGCGCATATGATTGAATTCGAAGTCTATATTGATGATAGCTTCGCTTTCTCCCAACGTTCCGACGGTCTGATTATCGCCACCCCCACCGGCTCCACCGCCTATTCCCTCTCCGCCGGCGGCCCCATACTCACCCCGCCGCTGGACGCCATCGTACTGGTGCCCATGTTTCCCCATACCCTATCGTCACGGCCGCTGGTCATCAACGGCAACAGCACCATACGGCTGAAGTTTTCCCAAATCGGCAGCGAACTGGAGATCAGCTGCGACAGCCAGATAGCCCTGCCCATTCAGGAAGGCGAGGAGATTTTCATCCGCCGCAGCGAGTACCACCTCGATTTGGTGCATCCTCTTGATTACAACTATTTCAATACGCTGAGCACCAAACTGGGCTGGTCGAAAAAATTATTTTAAAAAGCAGCAGTCGCCGCTTTACTGTATAAAAAACCAGTTTATACTGTGCTTAACTCCAGCTATGTTGTTTTGTACAGGAATATCGCCATGCTGTCTCAACTGACCATCGCTAATTTTGCCATAGTGCGTGAATTAACCATCGATTTTCAAGCGGGAATGAGCGTGATAACCGGCGAAACCGGTGCGGGTAAATCCATTGCCATCGATGCGCTCGGCCTTTGCCTCGGCAGCCGCTCGGACGCCGCCATGGTACGGCCCGGCGCGCCCCGGGCGGATATCTGCGCCCGGTTCGTCCTCGGCGATACTCCCCTGGCCGCGCGTTGGCTGGCGGATAACGAGCTGGACAACGGCAATGAGTGCCTTTTGCGCCGGGTAGTGGGCCAGGACGGGCGCTCCCGCGGCTTTATCAACGGCGTGTCCGTGCCGCTGTCGCAGCTGCGGGATCTGGGGCACCACCTGATACAAATCCACGGACAGCATGCCCACCAGCTGCTGATGCGGCCAGATCATCAAAAGCACCTGCTGGATGCCTATGCCGATGAAAAAGCGCTGCGCCAGACCATGGCGGGCGCTTACCGGCAGTGGCATCAAAGCTGCCTTGAACTGGCCGCATCCCGGAAAAACGCCGCCGACCGCGCCGCCCGACGCGAGCTGCTTCAATATCAGTTAAAGGAACTCAATGAGTTTATGCCGGTGGCGGATGAATATGAACTCATGGACCTGGAATATAAGCGCCTGGCCAACAGCGGCCAGTTGATTACCACCACCCGCCAGGCCCTCGAGACCCTGAGCGAGGGGGAAGACCAAAATCTGCT
Encoded here:
- the grpE gene encoding nucleotide exchange factor GrpE → MSSKEQNAPDEQVSPEIDMEPEQQSEAVPETAEVVDPRDEQIAVLQARVDELQQRERDSMLRAKAEMENVRRRAELDVEKAHKFALEKFAGELLPVIDNLERGLDTADKSNSELTPLIEGIELTLKSLLDAVRKFGIEVVGDTHVPFDPAVHQAMTMLESDEHEPNQVMMVMQKGYTLNGRLLRPAMVAVSKARS
- the nadK gene encoding NAD(+) kinase translates to MNTPFKSIGIVGHPRHPNALATHEMLYHWLIAKGHEVIIEHQIARDLNLEGAATGSLADIGQRADLAVVVGGDGNMLGAARILARYDTKVIGINRGNLGFLTDLDPDSALQQLSDVLAGDYRCEERFLLEAQVCRDNQCGRLSTAINEVVLHPGKVAHMIEFEVYIDDSFAFSQRSDGLIIATPTGSTAYSLSAGGPILTPPLDAIVLVPMFPHTLSSRPLVINGNSTIRLKFSQIGSELEISCDSQIALPIQEGEEIFIRRSEYHLDLVHPLDYNYFNTLSTKLGWSKKLF